GCAGCGCGCCCAGCAGTGGGATGCCGATGCTGGAAACACCATGGCCGATGAAGTCCACCGCGCCGGCATGTTCGAGCACGCCGATGTAGGTCACCACGCCGCAGATCAGCAGCACCGTCGACCAGCTGATGCCATCGACCGCACCCTTCTGGCTCTGCGGCGAGAGCAGGGCCAGCGCCACCGCCACGGTGATCGACACCAGGCCGACATTGAGGTTGTAGATCAGTGCCGCCACGCCCAGGCCCAGCAGGCCGATGAGGGTGAACAGACGCTCGCGGGTGAAGCCCACCGCATCCAGCGCGGCCGGATCGTTCGACAGCGTGCCGCCACCGGCAGCGACCAGCGCGCCGTGGCCTTCGATGGCGAACTGCCGCGACGATGCCTGCGGCCCAGCGGCCACGGCCAGGTCAGCGCCACCCACGGTGCCGGGGGCGGTGATCGAACCGCGGCGCATCAGCGCGATGCCGCCGAAGGCCAGGAAGCAGATGATCGCCATCATGAAGTTGAAGCCGAGGCTGGTCAGGAACACCGCCATCTCGGTCACTTCCAGGCCGGCCTTCTGCACCACGCCATTGGTGATGCCGCCGTACACGCTGATCGGCGAGAAGCCACCGGCCTGCGCGCCATGGATCACCAGCAGGCCCATCATCAGCGGGTTGATCTTGTATTGCTTGGCAAAACGCAGCGCGACCGGGCCGATGATGGCCACGGCGGCCGGGCCCAGCGCCCCGAAGGCAGTCAGCACGGCGGTGATCACGAACATCACCCACGGAATGGCCACGATGTGGCCGCGTACGGCTTTCACCGCCCAGTGCACCAGCAGATCGATGGTGCCGTTCTTCTGCGCGATGGCGAACAGGTAGGTAATGCCGACCAGGGTCAGGAACAGGTCGCCGGGGAAGCCGGCGAGCACT
Above is a genomic segment from Stenotrophomonas sp. ESTM1D_MKCIP4_1 containing:
- a CDS encoding SLC13 family permease; this translates as MSPQIATIIGLVIMFIVATAMPINMGAVAFALAFIIGGVWVGMGGKEVLAGFPGDLFLTLVGITYLFAIAQKNGTIDLLVHWAVKAVRGHIVAIPWVMFVITAVLTAFGALGPAAVAIIGPVALRFAKQYKINPLMMGLLVIHGAQAGGFSPISVYGGITNGVVQKAGLEVTEMAVFLTSLGFNFMMAIICFLAFGGIALMRRGSITAPGTVGGADLAVAAGPQASSRQFAIEGHGALVAAGGGTLSNDPAALDAVGFTRERLFTLIGLLGLGVAALIYNLNVGLVSITVAVALALLSPQSQKGAVDGISWSTVLLICGVVTYIGVLEHAGAVDFIGHGVSSIGIPLLGALLVCYVGGIVSAFASSAAVLGATIPLAVPFLMQGHLGAAGVICALAVSSTIVDVSPFSTNGALVVASAAKEERETLFRRFLVYSGLVVAFGPLLAWLVFVVPGWM